One Myxococcota bacterium genomic region harbors:
- a CDS encoding TauD/TfdA family dioxygenase, translating into MACDFTRVTAVVGAEVRGVDLRKPLGADDRKALQEGVAHYGVLFFRNQPLTPSEQLALARQLGKIQIPAFSPKYGDDPELVVLDQVSPKGEGADNWHSDNTFMPEPPMGSILKAVQLPEVGGDTCFANMQAAYDALSPSIRAWIDGLEAVHDITKPLQKAIAAGHSNAKLAELQAQWPPVTHPVACTHPITGRKALFVNGNSTTHIAGLSERENAALLPMLLDHVRDPAFQCRFQWDTDSIAFWDNRVVQHYAVPDYDTRRVMHRVTLDGERPK; encoded by the coding sequence ATGGCTTGTGATTTCACCCGCGTGACCGCCGTGGTCGGCGCCGAAGTGCGCGGCGTCGACCTCCGCAAGCCGCTCGGCGCTGACGATCGCAAGGCGCTGCAGGAAGGTGTCGCGCACTACGGCGTGCTCTTCTTCCGCAACCAGCCGCTCACTCCGTCCGAGCAGCTCGCGCTTGCACGACAGCTCGGGAAGATCCAGATCCCGGCGTTCTCGCCGAAGTACGGCGACGATCCGGAGCTGGTCGTGCTCGACCAGGTGTCGCCGAAGGGCGAGGGCGCCGACAATTGGCACAGCGACAACACCTTCATGCCCGAGCCACCGATGGGTTCGATCCTGAAGGCCGTGCAGCTGCCCGAGGTGGGCGGCGATACCTGCTTCGCCAACATGCAGGCCGCCTACGACGCGCTCTCGCCTTCGATTCGCGCTTGGATCGACGGGCTCGAGGCCGTCCACGACATCACGAAGCCGCTGCAGAAGGCGATTGCCGCCGGTCACAGCAACGCCAAGCTCGCCGAGCTGCAGGCCCAGTGGCCGCCCGTCACGCACCCCGTGGCGTGCACCCACCCGATCACCGGACGCAAGGCGCTCTTCGTGAACGGCAATTCGACCACCCACATCGCGGGTCTCTCCGAGCGCGAGAACGCAGCGCTCCTGCCGATGCTGCTCGATCACGTACGCGACCCGGCGTTCCAGTGCCGCTTCCAGTGGGACACCGACTCGATCGCCTTCTGGGACAACCGCGTCGTCCAGCACTACGCGGTGCCCGACTACGACACACGCCGCGTCATGCACCGCGTGACGCTGGATGGAGAGCGCCCGAAATGA
- a CDS encoding MarR family transcriptional regulator, whose protein sequence is MDWIDEIARAWRREYPELDSSAMPPLVRLARLAVLLERFQRAVLEPFELSASDYSVLAMLRRAGKPYRASPSLLVSRLQHSSGGLTKMLKRLEERGLVGRVPDPDDGRGLLVSLTPAGLRVQESVFNAFLAASNDLLGSLPRREKRDLDTLLRALLDRFEDYLGDGGSAE, encoded by the coding sequence GTGGACTGGATCGACGAGATCGCGCGGGCCTGGCGGCGAGAATACCCGGAACTCGACAGCTCGGCGATGCCGCCGCTCGTGCGCCTGGCCCGACTCGCGGTGCTGCTCGAGCGCTTCCAGCGGGCCGTGCTCGAGCCCTTCGAGCTGAGCGCGTCGGACTATTCGGTGCTCGCCATGCTGCGGCGGGCGGGGAAGCCCTACCGGGCGTCGCCCAGTCTGCTGGTGAGCCGCCTCCAGCACTCGTCCGGGGGGCTCACGAAGATGCTGAAGCGGCTCGAGGAACGCGGGCTGGTCGGGCGGGTGCCCGACCCCGACGACGGGCGCGGGCTGCTCGTGTCGCTGACGCCGGCCGGCCTGCGTGTGCAGGAGTCGGTGTTCAACGCCTTCCTCGCCGCGAGCAACGACCTGCTCGGCTCCCTGCCGCGGCGAGAGAAGCGCGATCTCGACACCCTGCTGCGCGCGCTGCTCGATCGCTTCGAGGACTACCTCGGGGACGGGGGAAGCGCCGAATGA
- a CDS encoding thrombospondin type 3 repeat-containing protein: MAEGEIRRVVMRHTMTSIAWVLLWAGFALAASGAPVEVRGGDAVVLEGDRVVLYDIARSEAFEIVSTQDASPPFVPNDLAVAPDGEIYVSHPDAVVHIDPLTGAQTTIASASVGTGAAIDGVAAITFGQDGLLYVAQNNAIDPTQTQLEILTLDTATRERAPFFSAPADPANVTEIFGLAQRPTGAWIVSFQGPLGRMRPISPPSFIGFRFGGTVTRFSVAITDDFVYSGAFRSPIVFLQPGEFIYRCDPNAPNAATTGNPTSSIIRPDGRLVIANGGRNCLFTPGVADRTLVLYDPETDTAEEIFRAPPPASEELPRQIALIPEGFFQPDTDSDGIPDGLDNCDDVVNVDQADLDGNGVGDACNDFEDIDGDDFADALDLCPEDFDPDQQDFDADGLGDVCDRFPEDANNRAAACEADLAIVLTELALCRDELERDTDGDGVLDRLDRCVATPAGTVVDADGCSVDQFCAAISEDARRWRQACWLADWQGPGDTIRRNCRVSRDGCVARQRRGRY, translated from the coding sequence ATGGCTGAAGGGGAGATTCGAAGGGTGGTCATGCGACACACGATGACGTCGATCGCTTGGGTTCTCTTGTGGGCGGGCTTCGCGCTCGCGGCCAGCGGCGCACCCGTCGAAGTGCGAGGTGGCGATGCGGTCGTGCTCGAAGGCGATCGCGTCGTTCTCTACGACATCGCGCGCAGCGAAGCATTCGAGATCGTGTCGACCCAGGACGCGAGCCCGCCCTTCGTGCCCAACGACCTCGCGGTCGCCCCGGACGGCGAGATCTATGTCTCACACCCGGACGCCGTCGTGCACATCGATCCTCTGACCGGTGCCCAGACCACCATCGCTTCCGCGAGCGTGGGAACGGGGGCCGCCATCGATGGCGTCGCCGCCATCACGTTCGGCCAGGACGGGCTCCTCTATGTCGCGCAGAACAACGCGATCGACCCCACCCAGACCCAGCTCGAGATCCTGACCCTCGACACGGCGACCAGAGAGCGGGCTCCGTTCTTCTCCGCCCCTGCCGACCCAGCGAACGTCACGGAGATCTTCGGCCTCGCCCAACGACCCACCGGCGCATGGATCGTCTCGTTCCAGGGCCCGCTCGGTCGAATGCGGCCGATCTCTCCGCCGAGCTTCATCGGCTTTCGGTTCGGTGGAACCGTGACGCGCTTCTCGGTCGCGATCACCGACGACTTCGTCTACTCGGGCGCGTTTCGAAGTCCGATCGTTTTTCTCCAGCCGGGGGAGTTCATCTACCGATGCGACCCCAACGCGCCCAACGCCGCGACCACCGGTAACCCAACGAGCAGCATCATCCGCCCGGATGGTCGGTTGGTGATCGCCAACGGCGGCAGAAACTGTCTGTTCACCCCAGGTGTGGCCGACCGCACCCTCGTGCTCTACGACCCGGAGACCGACACGGCCGAGGAGATCTTCCGCGCGCCGCCGCCCGCGAGCGAAGAGCTACCCCGCCAGATCGCGCTGATCCCCGAAGGCTTCTTCCAACCCGATACCGACAGCGATGGCATTCCCGACGGACTCGACAACTGCGACGACGTCGTGAACGTCGATCAAGCCGATCTCGACGGCAACGGCGTCGGCGATGCCTGCAACGACTTCGAAGACATCGACGGCGACGACTTCGCCGACGCACTGGACCTCTGCCCCGAGGACTTCGACCCGGATCAACAGGACTTCGACGCCGACGGGCTCGGCGACGTCTGCGACCGCTTCCCCGAAGATGCGAACAACCGCGCCGCTGCGTGCGAAGCCGACCTCGCCATCGTGCTGACCGAGCTCGCGCTCTGCCGCGACGAGCTCGAGCGCGACACGGATGGCGACGGTGTGCTCGACCGGCTCGACCGCTGTGTGGCGACGCCCGCGGGCACGGTCGTCGATGCCGACGGCTGCTCGGTCGACCAGTTCTGCGCGGCCATCTCCGAAGACGCTCGACGCTGGCGCCAGGCCTGCTGGCTGGCCGACTGGCAGGGCCCCGGCGACACGATCCGCCGCAACTGTCGCGTCAGCCGCGACGGCTGCGTTGCGCGCCAACGTCGGGGCCGGTACTAG
- a CDS encoding amidohydrolase family protein, producing the protein MRNGFKVFDADAHVVEPKDLWERFLDQRYQHRVSWKQPFEGMDRFRPATVDGRYTQSHKTLYGNQQEAVRWTTEAMVAKYGDVVHKGFDGASVAQSMKVEGVDLMVLYGPGYDMWVDGIDPDLQAGMARAYNRWGEEMRETSGGRVLTAAPVPLNDITRAVEEVRYAYEKLGVRCFWARPNPFNQRTLGDRYYDPLWEILQDLDVSFATHEFMGLAGTSAGNDRFSSFVEWHSCVHQMEAQMAMLAMIVNGVYERFPRLRVAYMEAGSAWLPSWLHRIEEHVELAGWLETPECTKEPAEYFQKNCWVTTECDEHLVHHVIEEMGDERILFETDYPHPDSKYPHAVETFLSQERLSDESKRKVLWDNALDFYRFPESQLPTKFEEATG; encoded by the coding sequence ATGCGAAACGGATTCAAAGTCTTCGATGCCGACGCCCATGTCGTCGAGCCCAAGGACCTCTGGGAGCGCTTCCTCGACCAGCGCTACCAGCACCGGGTGTCGTGGAAGCAGCCCTTCGAGGGCATGGACCGCTTCCGCCCCGCCACCGTCGACGGGCGCTACACCCAGAGTCACAAGACGCTCTACGGCAACCAGCAGGAGGCCGTGCGCTGGACGACCGAAGCGATGGTCGCGAAGTACGGCGACGTCGTGCACAAGGGCTTCGACGGAGCGAGCGTGGCCCAGAGCATGAAGGTCGAAGGTGTCGACCTGATGGTGCTCTACGGCCCCGGCTACGACATGTGGGTCGACGGCATCGACCCCGACCTCCAGGCGGGGATGGCGCGCGCCTACAACCGGTGGGGCGAGGAGATGCGCGAGACCTCGGGCGGGCGCGTGCTCACGGCAGCCCCCGTCCCGCTGAACGACATCACCCGCGCCGTCGAAGAGGTGCGCTACGCCTACGAAAAGCTGGGCGTGCGCTGCTTCTGGGCCCGCCCCAACCCGTTCAATCAGCGCACCCTCGGCGATCGCTACTACGACCCGCTCTGGGAGATCCTGCAGGACCTCGACGTCTCCTTCGCCACCCACGAGTTCATGGGCCTGGCGGGCACCTCGGCGGGGAACGACCGCTTCTCGAGCTTCGTCGAGTGGCACAGCTGCGTGCACCAGATGGAAGCGCAGATGGCCATGCTCGCGATGATCGTGAACGGCGTGTACGAGCGCTTCCCGCGCCTGCGCGTGGCCTACATGGAAGCCGGCTCGGCCTGGCTGCCGTCCTGGCTGCACCGGATCGAGGAGCACGTGGAGCTCGCGGGCTGGCTCGAGACGCCCGAGTGCACGAAGGAGCCAGCCGAGTACTTCCAGAAGAACTGCTGGGTGACCACCGAGTGCGACGAGCACCTGGTGCACCACGTGATCGAAGAGATGGGCGACGAGCGCATCCTCTTCGAGACCGACTACCCCCACCCCGACTCGAAGTACCCGCACGCGGTCGAGACCTTCCTCTCCCAGGAGAGGCTCAGCGACGAGAGCAAGCGCAAGGTCCTCTGGGACAACGCCCTCGACTTCTACCGCTTCCCCGAATCGCAGCTGCCGACGAAGTTCGAGGAGGCCACGGGCTAA
- a CDS encoding amidohydrolase family protein, whose translation MSFDLVIRGGVVVDGTGLARRRADVGVRGGKIAAVGHLGRAAGDARVIDAGGCIVAPGIVDLHTHYDPQLTFDPYATSSCYHGVTTVLAGNCGFSIAPVVPAGRDYLKAMFAKVEGMAPAALDGVVWDFESFPDYLAARRGKLGVNLACYVGHSTLRRHVMGADGSEREATPDEVERMCALVREAVSAGAAGFSSSDVPTQVDGDDRPIASRFAAKAELLALAQAAGEAGAGSIAYLPESVIGGLDTRDEDLLIEIGTRSRLPVVIQGVGGRDKVDAPTAGWDNAKAFLDRAGDAGAAIFSLLRNHPFDRPIDLDEGCPLYAGVFPWADFMKLSRDEKLARLADPAARDVLRHAVEHPNRDPQAGSTLPPPHWDVTFVDEVSLPDHEPLLRRSIADIAAERGVAPADAMLDLALAEELRIRFRWENRTPEWSDAVRESMKHPSMLMGVSDGGAHLDRDDGSDWSTYFLRHWVLDEAEWTLEEGIRQLTQVPAALAGFTDRGLVAPGYAADLMIFDPSQVGPGTKRRVADFPSGEERFSARPRGFVATIVGGEPIVLEGKLTSALPGQVLQPFRAGAA comes from the coding sequence ATGAGCTTCGACCTGGTGATCCGCGGTGGTGTCGTCGTCGACGGGACCGGACTGGCGCGACGACGCGCGGATGTCGGGGTGCGCGGCGGGAAGATCGCGGCCGTCGGACACCTCGGCCGGGCCGCAGGCGACGCTCGCGTGATCGACGCCGGCGGTTGCATCGTGGCGCCGGGGATCGTCGACCTCCACACCCACTACGACCCGCAGCTGACCTTCGATCCGTACGCGACGTCGTCCTGCTACCACGGCGTCACCACCGTCCTGGCGGGCAACTGCGGGTTCTCGATCGCACCGGTGGTGCCTGCCGGCCGCGACTACTTGAAGGCGATGTTCGCGAAGGTCGAAGGCATGGCCCCCGCGGCCCTCGACGGCGTGGTCTGGGACTTCGAGAGCTTCCCCGATTACCTCGCTGCGCGGCGCGGCAAGCTCGGCGTGAACCTCGCCTGCTACGTCGGCCACTCGACCCTGCGCCGCCATGTGATGGGCGCCGACGGGTCCGAACGCGAGGCCACCCCCGACGAGGTCGAGCGCATGTGCGCGTTGGTGCGCGAAGCGGTGTCTGCGGGCGCGGCCGGCTTCTCGTCGTCGGATGTGCCCACCCAGGTCGACGGCGACGATCGGCCGATCGCAAGTCGCTTCGCCGCAAAGGCGGAGCTGCTCGCACTCGCCCAGGCGGCGGGCGAAGCCGGAGCCGGCAGCATCGCCTACCTCCCCGAGAGCGTGATCGGCGGCCTCGACACCCGCGACGAAGACCTGCTGATCGAGATCGGCACGCGGAGCCGGCTGCCCGTGGTGATCCAGGGCGTGGGCGGTCGCGACAAGGTCGACGCGCCAACCGCGGGCTGGGACAACGCAAAGGCCTTCCTCGACCGTGCGGGCGATGCCGGCGCCGCGATCTTCTCCCTGCTCCGCAACCACCCCTTCGATCGACCGATCGATCTCGACGAGGGCTGTCCGCTCTACGCGGGCGTCTTCCCCTGGGCCGACTTCATGAAGCTCTCGCGCGACGAGAAGCTGGCGCGCCTGGCCGACCCGGCCGCGCGTGACGTGTTGCGCCACGCCGTCGAGCACCCCAACCGCGACCCCCAGGCCGGCTCGACCCTGCCGCCGCCGCATTGGGACGTCACCTTCGTCGACGAAGTCAGCCTGCCCGATCACGAGCCGCTGCTGCGCCGCAGCATCGCCGACATTGCGGCCGAGCGCGGCGTGGCGCCGGCCGACGCCATGCTCGACCTGGCCCTCGCCGAAGAGCTTCGCATCCGCTTCCGTTGGGAGAACCGCACGCCCGAGTGGTCGGACGCCGTGCGCGAGAGCATGAAGCACCCCTCGATGCTGATGGGCGTCTCCGACGGCGGCGCGCACCTCGATCGCGACGACGGCAGCGACTGGTCGACCTACTTCCTTCGCCACTGGGTCCTCGACGAAGCCGAGTGGACCCTCGAAGAGGGCATTCGCCAGCTCACACAGGTCCCGGCCGCACTCGCCGGGTTCACGGATCGCGGCCTCGTCGCGCCGGGCTATGCCGCCGACCTCATGATCTTCGACCCGAGCCAGGTCGGCCCCGGCACGAAGCGCCGCGTCGCCGACTTCCCGTCGGGGGAAGAGCGCTTCAGCGCGCGGCCGCGCGGCTTCGTCGCGACGATCGTGGGCGGCGAACCGATCGTGTTGGAGGGCAAGCTCACCAGCGCGCTCCCCGGCCAGGTGCTTCAGCCCTTCCGTGCGGGCGCCGCGTAG